The following proteins are encoded in a genomic region of Sesamum indicum cultivar Zhongzhi No. 13 linkage group LG8, S_indicum_v1.0, whole genome shotgun sequence:
- the LOC105167425 gene encoding reticulon-like protein B8: protein MPEGITAESLMNNIMDTLSDSVSKHKNVSFFEEDKSDSVKTQLNRLFGRQKPVHHILGGGKSADVLLWRNKKISASVLTGATVIWVLFEWLEYNFLTFLCFALILGLVAQFVWKNASGILNSSPSKVPRLVLPEDVFVNAGKLIGSEVNRGLSFLQNVACEGNIKQFLVVVGSLLAAAIIGSWCNFLTMLYIGFVAAHTLPILYERYEDQVDGFVYNVLDQLQHNYRKLDTGVLSRIPKASFRGKKFE, encoded by the exons ATGCCTGAAGGAATTACAGCTGAGTCCCTAATGAACAACATCATGGATACACTTTCTGACAGTGTATCAAAGCACAAAAATGTGTCATTTTTTGAGGAGGATAAGTCGGACTCTGTAAAAACACAATTGAACAGATTGTTTGGGCGTCAAAAGCCTGTTCACCATATCTTGGGAGGTGGCAAAT CTGCTGATGTGCTATTGTGGAGGAACAAGAAGATCTCGGCTAGCGTCCTAACTGGTGCTACTGTTATTTGGGTGCTTTTTGAATGGCTCGAGTACAATTTTCTCACGTTTTTATGCTTTGCGCTGATTCTGGGATTGGTAGCTCAATTTGTTTGGAAAAATGCTTCAGGCATATTAAATag CTCTCCATCCAAAGTACCTCGTCTTGTTTTGCCTGAGGATGTCTTTGTTAACGCTGGCAAGTTGATTGGATCTGAGGTCAATCGGGGCTTAAGCTTCTTGCAGAATGTTGCCTGTGAAGGAAATATAAAGCAATTTCTAGTG GTCGTTGGTAGCCTGTTGGCTGCTGCTATAATCGGAAGCTGGTGCAACTTTTTGACAATGCTATATATCG GTTTTGTTGCCGCCCACACACTGCCAATCCTGTATGAAAGGTACGAAGATCAAGTTGACGGCTTCGTCTACAATGTCCTGGATCAGCTCCAGCACAACTACCGGAAGCTGGACACAGGCGTCCTCAGTCGAATCCCAAAGGCCAGTTTCAGGGGCAAGAAGTTTGAGTAG